Below is a genomic region from Billgrantia tianxiuensis.
ACGCCAGCGACGCCAGCCACGCTCCACCGGCAGCGCAACACCGACGGCGACCAGCCCTGCCAGCCAGCCGCCCAAGCTGGGGCCGAAACCGCCCCATAGTGAAGTCAGCCACAGCACCATGCTGATGAAGGGCACCAGCAGGCAGTAGCGGAACAGCACCTGGAAACGGTTGGGGTTCTCAGTGGGCACCGCCAGCCGTGGATTGGCCAGCCCGACCAGGCACCATGGCAGGCAGGTAACGAACAGCCCATAGGCAAATCCCTGCAGAAATCCCAGCATAAGCCTCGTGACTCGGCAATCAGATGATTTGAGTGTACGGGGGCCGGCGACGCCGCGCGAGCCCGCCGACATCAGCGGCACAGTCGGAAGCCACGCATGCCGAAGTGGAAGTGATCGGCATGAGCGCGGTTGTATTCGGGACCGAGCACGTTGCCGAACAGGTCGCAAGCGCCATCGCGTGCCGCTCGCAGAAAGGCACCCCTCGCATCCTCGCTGCCCCAGTGCTCAAGCAGGGTAATGCGACGACCGTCGGTCAGGTGGAAGGCTGCCACATCGAGCGCCTCGGCCGTGGCATGCTCACTGAGTCGCCCCTCCTCGCGGCCATAGACATTGCGACAGGCGAAGCTGCCATAGTGTTCGACGTGCGCCACGCGCATGCCGAAGAGGGCCTCGGCAGCCGGCTGCAGACGCTGCCGTTCATACATGACCCAGGCCAGCGCCAGCGGACAACGCACCACGAAACTGTCGTTGAACTCGACTTCGCTGCGGTGCACCCGCACCACATTCTCGAGCGGACAGCCGGGCGCCGGCTCGTGGTCGTCCAACGGCACCATCCGCAGCGCTCCCTCCGGCGCGGTACCGAGAGCCTCTAGGCATGCCTCGCGATCATCGGCCAGGCGGTGCAACTTCCACTTGGTCACCGGCGTGAGGGGGTCTTCGACGTACAGCGGCTGCCAGGGATGCCACTGGCGAGGAATACGTTCCTCGAAGAGCCACCAGGCCGCGGCAGCGCTAGCGACCAACAGTAGCAGTACCAGTAGCGAACGCATCTCGTCCCATCACTAGAGCAGCAAATGCAGGACCAAGGCTACACCCCCACGATCAGGGCCGTCACCACGGCAATGTCGACGGCACGGTCCAGCCAGCGATCGAAGCCGCCCTGGCTTCGACGGCGCGGCTGTCGCCGGCGGGTGGCGCCGCGTTGATGTACGCGGCGCCGAGAGGCGATGAGAGACATGGCAGGAATCCGGTTCCCCATTGTTCTCCCGAGCTTACGGCCTGCGCCCGTGCCTGGCTACCGGCAATCGCTGTGTCGGCGGTGCATGGCCAGACACAAGAGTCTGTCCATGGACGAATCTACCCGCCCTCGCGCCGGTTGATGCGTCGGTTGATCACATTGGGCGCTCGCCGCAAACGCTCCTGCTCGCCCAACGCCTCGGCTTCGAAGGCATCGGCCCCGACCGGGGTCTCGCCGTGGCGACGGTAGAGCTGGGTAAGCATGGCCTGGCGGTCGGCGCGCAGCTCGCGAATCAGTACCACGATCATGCCATAGAGAATGAAGGTGAAGGGCAACGCCGAGAGCACCGCGGCCGACTGCAGCCCGGTCAGGCCACCGGCGGCAATCAGGGTGAGGCAGATCGCAGCGATCAGCACGCCCCAGATCACCCGCTTGAACAGCGGCGGATTGATCGAACCGTTGTCGGTCATCTGCGCCACGATGTAGGAGGCGGAGTCGGCCGAGGTCACCAGGAAGATGAAGATCAACAGCATCGCAATCACCGACAGCACCCCGGTGAAGGGCATGCGCTCGAACATCTCGAACAGCGCTACGGTGATGTTGGCCTCGGTGGCCGCCGCCAGCCCTACGTCGCCATTCAGCTCCATGTGCAGGGCGGCGCCGCCGAACACGCCGATCCACAGGCAGGCCAGCAGCGGCGGCACGACCAGCACGCCGAACACGTACTCCTTGATGGTACGGCCACGCGAGACCCGGGCGACGAAGGTACCGACGAAGGGCGACCAAGCGATCACCCAGGCCCAGTAGAAGATCGTCCAGTTGGACGCCCAGGTGTTGTCGGTGAAGGGAGAGATGCGCAGGCTCATGCCAAGGAAGTTCTGCAGGTAATCTCCAATGCCCAGGGTGATGGTCTCGAGGATCATCACCGTGGGCCCGGTGATCAGCACGTAGAGCATCAGCCCGATGCACAGGATCATGTTGAGGTTGGAGAGCCGGCGGATGCCCTTGTCCAGCCCCGACCAGGTCGACGCCATGTAGGCCAGGAACATCACGAACAGGATGACGAACTGCCACAGCACGCTCTCGGGCAGACCGAACACAGCGTTGAAGCCGCCGTTGAGCTGCAGCACGCCCAGACCCAGCGAGGTGGCCACGCCCATCACCGTGGCCACTACCGCGAATACGTCCAGGGTGGGCGCGTAGGGCCGCACCCGGGGATACTTGGCGGCGATGGACGACAGCACCGACGAGACCAGCCCGGCCTGCCCCTTGCGGAACTGAAAGTAGGCGATGATCAGACCAACCACTGAGAAAGCCGCCCACTGGTGGATGCCCCAGTTGAAGTAGCTGTACTGGATGGCATAGCGCGCCGCCGCGGTGGTCTCGGCGGGCACGTCGCCATAGGGTGGCTCGATGTAGTGCAGCATCGGCTCGGCCATGCCGTAGAACACCAGGCCCACGCCGAAGCCCGCTGCCAGCAGCATGCTGACCCAGGAGAAGAAGCTGAAACTCGGCGTGCTGTCCTGGGGCCCCAGGCGGATCTTGCCGTACTTGCTGAAGGCCAGCACCAGCAGAAAGATGACGAAGCCGAACACCGAAATGAGATAGAACCAACCGAACAGTCGGGTAACGCTGGCAAGCGCAGCATCGGCGGCATTGCCGAATGCCTCGGGAAAACCGGCACCGGCCACCACCAGCATCAGGATGATCAGGGCCGACACGGCAAAGACCCGCTGCCCTCCATGATTGGCCATACAAAATTCCTCGTTCCGTCCCTGGACGCCTCTCATGCTAGCAGCATGGCCCCAGCGGAACACAACCACCGGTCGTCCCGGAAAAGGCAACAAGCCATTGCATCGAGACGCCGACGGGTGGATTCTAGGGAGATACCAAGCAGGCTAACATTTCTTTGACGAGTGTGCTCATGTCCCGACTCTCCCGGACACCTCTCTCCGTTCTCGACCTGGCGCCGATTCGCGATGGAGGCACCATTGCCGACAGCTTCGCCGAAAGCGTGGCACTGGCCCAACTGACCGAACGCCTCGGCTTCACCCGCTACTGGCTGGCCGAGCACCATAGTCTCGACGGCATCGCCAGTGCCGCCACCGCGGTGTTGATCGGCCACATTGCCGGCGCCACCTCGCGCATCCGCGTGGGTAGCGGCGGCATCATGCTGCCCAACCACTCGCCGCTGGTGATTGCCGAGCAGTTCGGTACCCTGGAAACCCTCTACCCAGGTCGCATCGATCTGGGATTGGGCCGTGCTCCCGGCTCCGACGCCGCCACCATGGCCGCGCTGCGTCGAGATCCTTATGCCGGTGCCGAGAACTTCCCCGAGCTACTCGCCGAGTTGCGGGCTTCCTCGATGACGAGCGACCCGGCCAGCGCGTACGCGCCGTGCCCGGACAGGGCACCAAGGTGCCGCTCTGGCTGCTCGGCTCCAGCGGCTACAGTGCCCAGCTCGCCGCCCGCGAGGGGCTGCCGTTCGCCTTCGCCGCCCAGTTCGCCCCGGGCTACCTGCACGAGGCCCTGCGTCTCTACCGCGACAACTTCCGCCCCTCGGCGCTGCTCGAGCGCCCCTATGCCATGGTCGGGCTGCCGGTAATCGCCGCCGAGAGCGACGAGCGGGCCGAGTTCCTCGCCTCCACCACTCGCCAGAAATTCCTCGGCATGGTGCGTGGCCGCCGCACCCGCTCGCTGCCACCGCTCGAGACCCTCGACTGGACGCCGATGGAGCGTGTCCAGGTGGAGCAGTTCCTGGGCGCGGCGGTAATCGGCGGGCCGGATACCGTGCGCGACGGACTCGAGCGCTTCCTCGAGCAGACCGACGCCGATGAGCTGATGCTCAACAGCGATCTCTATGCACGTGAGGACCGCCTGCGCAGCTACGAAATCGTCGCCGAGGCGTGGCACGCATGAGCCAGACCACCCCAGGCGCCAAGCTCGATGTTGCCGGCGTTCTCACCGGAATCCGCCGCATGGCGCCACTATCGCTGTTCGTAGTGATCTTCGGCCTGGCCTTCGGCGTGGCCGCGCTGGCGCGGGGGCTGTCGGGCTTCGAAGCCCTGCTGATGAGCGCGCTGGTGTTTGCCGGCGCCTCGCAGTTCGCCGCCCTGGAGCTGTGGGGACCCGAGATTCCGCTGCTGCCGCTGATCGCCACCACCTTCGCCATCAACGCTCGCCACCTGCTGATGGGCGCCGCCATCCAGCCGTGGTTGGCTCACCTGCCCCCGGGGCAGCGCTATGGCAGCCTGGTGCTGATGAGCGACTCCAACTGGGCCATGGCCGTCGCCGACCGCCAGCGCGGCGAAACCAATGTCGGCATGCTGGTGGGCGGCGGGATCGCCCTGTGGCTGACTTGGCTCCTGGGCACGCTGCTAGGTGTGATCTTCGGCAGCGGCATCACCGAGCCCGAGCGCTTCGGTCTCGACGTGATCATGGGCTGCTTCCTGCTGGCAATGCTGGTGGGTGGCCGCCGCGACCTTTCGATGCTGGTGCCGTGGGGTGCGGCCGCCTTGGCCGCGCTGGCCGCCATGGCCTGGCTGCCGCCACACTCCCACGTGATCGTCGGCGCCCTGGCCGGCGGGTTAGCCGGCCTGCTGCTGCCGGCCAGGCCGACACAGGAGGCGACCGCATGAGCCTGCCATCCACGGCCATGGGGGCACTGGCCGCGATCGTGATCATGGCGCTGGTCACCTATCTGACCCGCGCCGGCGGCGTGTTCGTGATGTCGCGTGTGCCCATCGGCCCCAGGGTGGAGCGCTTCATCAACGCCATGGCGGGCTCGGTGCTGGTGGCGGTGATCACGCCCATGGCCATCCAGGGCGATTGGGGCGCTCGTCTGGCGCTGATGGCCACGCTCGCGGTGATGCTGGCCACGCAGAAGGCGCTCGCCGCGATCGCTGCCGGTATCGTCACCGCTGCCCTGTGGCGGCTGGTCGCATAGGGGAACGATCCCTCTCACATAGCCTCAAAAGGGACAGCCATTCCGCACGCCGCTCGGCGGCGTCATCACCGGAGATGCTCATGTTCGACAACGACCCGCGCCGCAACGCCGCCTGGCAGGCGGCCCAACAGTGGCGTGCCCGGGCGCACCAGGCCCCCCGCGGCCCCATGGGTGGGCTCAAGCTCATCGTCACCTGGCTGCTGTTCGGCCTGCTGCTGATCGTCGGTACCGTGCTCGGCCTGTTCTTCCTGCTGCTCGGCTGGGCCATGCTGCCATTCGTGCGCTATCGCATGAAGAAGCGCCTGGAGCAGATCCGCGCCGAGCAGGCCAAGGACGCCGGCAGCGGCTATCACTACAGCGAAACGCACACTCGCGAAACCCACTACCGAGGCGGCCGCACGGGCGAGCACGAACTGCTCGAGGGTGAGTACGAGATCCGCGACGACGAGCGCAAGGGCTGATCGGCCATCCAGAAGCACGGCCACGAAAAAAGCCCGCCGTGAGGCGGGCCGCAAATGTCATGCAGGGATGCAGACAATCGGCCTGAGCCGACCTGGCCATATTATCGATACACCCCGTCAACGGCTCATCATCTTTCTCCATGGGCCCGATAGTCCATTGCCCACAGTGGAAAAACACCGCTGACTGCCATACCTTGAAGCCATACGACCCTGATGCTTCCGGAGACAACAACAATGCCTCGACTTCGGACGAAAGCGGCCGGCGCGTTACGCCAGACGGCTCTCGCCTGCCTGCTGCTTCCCTTCGCCGCGGCGAGCCTGGCCAATGACTACCCCACCGAAGCACGCGTCGACTACGTGCTGGGTTGCATGGCCTCCAACGGCAACGACTACCTGACCATGCAGAAGTGCTCCTGCAGCATCGACGTGATCGCCGAGCATCTCCCCTACGACATCTACGAGCAGGTCGAGACGGTATTGGGCATGCAGGATCAGCGTGGCGAACTGGGCGTACTGTTCCGTACCGAGCGAGGCATGCAGGACCAGGTGCAGGCCCTGCGTCAGGCCCAGGCCGACGCCAACCTGCGCTGCTTCTGAGATGGCCGTGCCGAATTCGCGCCGACGCCCCGTTTCCTGTTGCCTGACCACCCTGGTGATCGCTTCGCTGTCGGCAGGGCTGCTCATTCCCATTGCAGGCAGTGCCGCCGAGCATGCTCAGGGTGAGCGGCTGTTCCGCTCGCAGTGCGTTGGCTGTCACAGCATCGAACCCGGCAGGCACCTGGCCGGCCCCAGCCTGCACGGCCTGTTCGGCCGCCCCGCCGGCAGCCTCGAAGACTTCGACTACTCGCCGGCGCTGCAAGAGGCCGACCTGGTGTGGGACCGCGAGACCCTCGACGCCTTCCTGGCCGGCCCCGATGCCTTTCTGCCCGGCAACCGCATGGTGCTGTGGGGGCTGGACGAGCGCACCCGCCAGCGCATCATCGACTACCTGGAAAGTATCGCCGAGCCCTGACGCGCTCAGGCCCCGCCGCCCTTGCGGGCCATCATGCCCCGGGAAGGGTTATAGCCCACGATCGCCAGCACCAGCAGCAACGCCGCCACCGCCACGCTGATCGCCACCGCCTCGGCGTTGAAGCGCTGGTACATGGCGAAGCGGATCATCTCCACGGCATGGGTGAAGGGGTTGAGCGCGGCGATCTGGTAGACCAGGTAGCTCCCCTCGCGAATGCGCCACAGCGGGTAGAGCGCCGAGGAGAGGAAGAACATCGGGAAGATGACGAAGTTCATCACCCCGGCGAAGTTCTCCAGCTGGCGGATGAAGGAAGACAGCAAGAGCCCCAGCGCTCCGACCATGAACCCCGTCACCAGCAGCGCCGGCAGAACGTAGAGATAGCCCATCGCCGGCGCCTGGATGCCGTAGACCCAGGCGATGGCGAGGAAGACGTAGACCTGCACCACCGACACCAGGGTGCTGGCCAGCAGCTTGCACAACAGCAGGTACCAGCGCGGAAAGGGGCTGACCAGCAGTACCCGCATGCTGCCCATCTCGCGGTCGTAGACCATGGAAAGCGAACTCTGCATGCCGTTGAACAGTTGGATCATGCCCACCAGGCCCGGGACGATGTAGACCTCGTAGAGGATATAGGTCTGGTAGGGTTCGGTCATGGCGACACCCAGCGCCATGCGGAAGCCGGTGGCAAACACGAACAGCCACACCAGCGGCCGCACCAGCGCGGCCAGGAAACGGCTGCGCTGGTGCAGAAAGCGCAGCAGCTCGCGCCCCACCACGCCGCGCAGGCAGTGCAGCCAGGGCATCATCCGCATGCGGCCTCCTCCGTCCCGACCAGGAGATCGAAGGCCTCGCCCAGCGTCTCGACGCCGAGCCGGGCGGTGAGCGTCTCGGGACGCTCGTCGGCCAGCAGCCGCCCGTGGTGCAGCACCAGCACCCGGTCGCCGGGGCGTACCTCGTCGATCAGGTGGGTCGCCCACAGCACCGCCACGCCCTCTTCGACGCACAGCCGGTGAGCATGCTCGACCAGATCGCGGCGCGAGGCGATGTCGAGTCCCACGGTAGGCTCGTCAAGCAGCAGCAGACGCGGCCGATGCATCAAGCCACGAGCGATCTCCACCCGCCGCCGTTGACCGCCGGAGAGGCGTCGCACCCGCGTGCGCCGCTGATCGGCGAGGGCCACGCGCTCGAGCTGCGCCAGAGCCTGAGTCTTCGCCTCTCCCCGCCCCATGCCGTGCAGGGCGCCATGGTAGGCGAGGTTCTGCGCCACACTGAGGTCGAGATCCAGGGTCGGCTGCTGGAACACCACGCCGATGCGGGCGTGGGCCTGAACCGCCTGGCGACGCACGTCGTAACCACCAATGCGGATCTCGCCCCTGCGGCGATCATGCAGCCGGGTGACCAGTGAAAACAGCGTGGTCTTGCCGGCGCCGTTGGGGCCAAGCAGCACGACGAACTCCCCCGCCGCCACGCTCAGCGAGACGTCGTCGAGCGCTGGCCGGCCCGTATAGGCGAAGCTCAGCTGGCGGATCTCCAGGGCAGGCGCCGTTGCGCCATGCCGATCGTTCGCTTCGCTCACGGTTCGACGATCACGCCCCAGGGGAAGCGCCCCACCGGGATCGACTTGACCGCCCGCAGGCCGTCCACCTCGATCATGGTGACGTCGCCGCTGACTCCGTTGGTGGTATAGAGCCGGCTCTCGTCACCGTTGAGCGCCAGATGCCAGACCCGCTGGCCGACCAGGATGTAGTCAAGCACCTCGTAGCTCTGCTGGTCGACCACCGCCACTCGATTCGAAGGCCCCAGGGCAACGAAGGCGTAGCGCCCGTCGGAGGTCAGGGCGACGCCTACCGCTTGTAC
It encodes:
- a CDS encoding extensin family protein encodes the protein MRSLLVLLLLVASAAAAWWLFEERIPRQWHPWQPLYVEDPLTPVTKWKLHRLADDREACLEALGTAPEGALRMVPLDDHEPAPGCPLENVVRVHRSEVEFNDSFVVRCPLALAWVMYERQRLQPAAEALFGMRVAHVEHYGSFACRNVYGREEGRLSEHATAEALDVAAFHLTDGRRITLLEHWGSEDARGAFLRAARDGACDLFGNVLGPEYNRAHADHFHFGMRGFRLCR
- a CDS encoding BCCT family transporter; translated protein: MANHGGQRVFAVSALIILMLVVAGAGFPEAFGNAADAALASVTRLFGWFYLISVFGFVIFLLVLAFSKYGKIRLGPQDSTPSFSFFSWVSMLLAAGFGVGLVFYGMAEPMLHYIEPPYGDVPAETTAAARYAIQYSYFNWGIHQWAAFSVVGLIIAYFQFRKGQAGLVSSVLSSIAAKYPRVRPYAPTLDVFAVVATVMGVATSLGLGVLQLNGGFNAVFGLPESVLWQFVILFVMFLAYMASTWSGLDKGIRRLSNLNMILCIGLMLYVLITGPTVMILETITLGIGDYLQNFLGMSLRISPFTDNTWASNWTIFYWAWVIAWSPFVGTFVARVSRGRTIKEYVFGVLVVPPLLACLWIGVFGGAALHMELNGDVGLAAATEANITVALFEMFERMPFTGVLSVIAMLLIFIFLVTSADSASYIVAQMTDNGSINPPLFKRVIWGVLIAAICLTLIAAGGLTGLQSAAVLSALPFTFILYGMIVVLIRELRADRQAMLTQLYRRHGETPVGADAFEAEALGEQERLRRAPNVINRRINRREGG
- a CDS encoding AzlC family ABC transporter permease, whose product is MSQTTPGAKLDVAGVLTGIRRMAPLSLFVVIFGLAFGVAALARGLSGFEALLMSALVFAGASQFAALELWGPEIPLLPLIATTFAINARHLLMGAAIQPWLAHLPPGQRYGSLVLMSDSNWAMAVADRQRGETNVGMLVGGGIALWLTWLLGTLLGVIFGSGITEPERFGLDVIMGCFLLAMLVGGRRDLSMLVPWGAAALAALAAMAWLPPHSHVIVGALAGGLAGLLLPARPTQEATA
- a CDS encoding AzlD family protein, whose translation is MSLPSTAMGALAAIVIMALVTYLTRAGGVFVMSRVPIGPRVERFINAMAGSVLVAVITPMAIQGDWGARLALMATLAVMLATQKALAAIAAGIVTAALWRLVA
- a CDS encoding c-type cytochrome, with the protein product MPNSRRRPVSCCLTTLVIASLSAGLLIPIAGSAAEHAQGERLFRSQCVGCHSIEPGRHLAGPSLHGLFGRPAGSLEDFDYSPALQEADLVWDRETLDAFLAGPDAFLPGNRMVLWGLDERTRQRIIDYLESIAEP
- a CDS encoding ABC transporter permease — translated: MRMMPWLHCLRGVVGRELLRFLHQRSRFLAALVRPLVWLFVFATGFRMALGVAMTEPYQTYILYEVYIVPGLVGMIQLFNGMQSSLSMVYDREMGSMRVLLVSPFPRWYLLLCKLLASTLVSVVQVYVFLAIAWVYGIQAPAMGYLYVLPALLVTGFMVGALGLLLSSFIRQLENFAGVMNFVIFPMFFLSSALYPLWRIREGSYLVYQIAALNPFTHAVEMIRFAMYQRFNAEAVAISVAVAALLLVLAIVGYNPSRGMMARKGGGA
- a CDS encoding ABC transporter ATP-binding protein, which codes for MSEANDRHGATAPALEIRQLSFAYTGRPALDDVSLSVAAGEFVVLLGPNGAGKTTLFSLVTRLHDRRRGEIRIGGYDVRRQAVQAHARIGVVFQQPTLDLDLSVAQNLAYHGALHGMGRGEAKTQALAQLERVALADQRRTRVRRLSGGQRRRVEIARGLMHRPRLLLLDEPTVGLDIASRRDLVEHAHRLCVEEGVAVLWATHLIDEVRPGDRVLVLHHGRLLADERPETLTARLGVETLGEAFDLLVGTEEAACG